Proteins encoded in a region of the Mixophyes fleayi isolate aMixFle1 chromosome 5, aMixFle1.hap1, whole genome shotgun sequence genome:
- the THEM6 gene encoding protein THEM6: MWIVVLVLGLTAVLFSLLDVWYFVRAFLAVLKARLQPVVKDLLKEHTFSGLVLPHDLDFLLHMNNSRYLREADFARLSFFTRSGLFGAIHSLGAGMVMAACTVRYRRSLRLLEAFEIRTRLLCWDDKAFYVEQRFVAPSDGFVCAVLLSRQHILGNSPDKVVQTMCKRKVESPEFPDEVLHWIDYNDNSSQKLRAESGVSDSNKDQ; encoded by the exons ATGTGGATCGTGGTGCTGGTTCTCGGCCTGACTGCTGTCTTGTTTTCCCTGCTGGATGTCTGGTATTTTGTCCGTGCCTTCTTGGCGGTCCTGAAAGCTCGCCTGCAGCCCGTTGTGAAGGACCTCCTGAAGGAACATACGTTCTCCGGCCTGGTTCTGCCCCATGACCTAGACTTCCTGCTGCACATGAACAACTCCCGTTACCTCCGTGAGGCCGACTTCGCCCGGTTGTCTTTCTTCACCCGCAGTGGGCTCTTTGGGGCGATACACTCCTTAGGAGCCGGCATGGTGATGGCTGCTTGCACAGTGCGGTACAGGCGCTCACTTCGCCTGCTGGAGGCCTTCGAGATCCGCACGCGCCTGCTCTGCTGGGATGACAAGGCCTTCTACGTGGAGCAACGCTTTGTAGCCCCATCGGATGGCTTTGTCTGCGCTGTACTGCTAAGCCGCCAGCACATTCTGGGAAACTCCCCCGATAAAGTGGTACAGACCATGTGTAAGAGAAAG GTGGAGTCTCCGGAGTTCCCAGACGAGGTCCTGCACTGGATCGATTACAATGACAACAGCAGCCAGAAACTGAGAGCAGAGAGTGGGGTGTCTGACAGCAATAAAGATCAGTAA